DNA from Desulfovibrio sp. X2:
GCCGCGCCTCAAGGGCGAGGCCACGCGCACGGCCGCGGCGATCTACGCGACGCTGGGCCTTGCCGTGCCGGACGCGGGCAGCCTGCCCGAGGACCATCTGGCCTTCGAGCTCGACGCGGTCCTGGCCTTCCACGAGGTCTTCAGGCGTTCCGGCGCCGGGGCGGAGAGCCCGGAGCTCGTGGCCCTGTGGGGCTATTTCCTCTTCGACCATCTGGCGCGATGGGTGCCGCTCTTCCTCTCGCGCATCCGCCAGGCGCAGGACGTTCCTGCGGAGATCCGCCGCGCGGCCTCGCTGCTCGCGGCCTGGCTCTCCGCCGAGACCGGAGA
Protein-coding regions in this window:
- a CDS encoding molecular chaperone TorD family protein — protein: PRLKGEATRTAAAIYATLGLAVPDAGSLPEDHLAFELDAVLAFHEVFRRSGAGAESPELVALWGYFLFDHLARWVPLFLSRIRQAQDVPAEIRRAASLLAAWLSAETGETGESPTRPAPTMHQPGGTA